One segment of Panicum virgatum strain AP13 chromosome 3K, P.virgatum_v5, whole genome shotgun sequence DNA contains the following:
- the LOC120698523 gene encoding uncharacterized protein LOC120698523 — protein sequence MQLYFYDTDETLSQRIKRSPHIDSKLIRAILGILENNPYVGVFRTEGQMENLDELKTELNTSISVHQRRYNAPAMDQVAAIWQDGSDEKNKFKRSIMVFPNSGGPQFIRAFHGCYDPLAYPILYPGGETGWEDKSRRKYTKRKSEDAPKGNSQATCRSGVKRKHVETTIQDICEEQGDCDDNMDEDGEGGGGGKRLHVSTREYYCYMMQIWIGDFNIFFHGGRLFQQ from the exons ATGCAGTTGTACTTCTATGACACTGATGAGACCCTATCACAAAGAATCAAAAGATCACCCCATATTGATTCAAAATTGATTAGGGCTATTCTTGGAATACTTGAGAACAATCCGTATGTTGGTGTCTTCAGGACTGAGGGTCAGATGGAAAATTTGGACGAGTTGAAGACTGAATTGAACACCAGTATTTCTGTTCATCAGAGAAGATATAATGCACCTGCTATGGACCAGGTTGCGGCTATCTGGCAGGATGGATctgatgaaaaaaataaatttaaacgGAGTATTATGGTTTTTCCAAATTCTGGGGGACCACAATTTATACGGGCATTCCATGGTTGTTATGATCCGTTAGCGTATCCTATCCTATATCCCGGTGGTGAGACTGGCTGGGAAGACAAGAGTAGACGGAAATATACAAAGCGGAAATCTGAGG ATGCTCCGAAGGGAAATTCTCAAGCGACATGTAGATCGGGTGTTAAACGAAAACATGTAGAAACAACAA TTCAAGATATTTGTGAGGAACAAGGTGACTGTGACGATAACATGGATGAGGACGGTGAAGGAG GAGGTGGTGGAAAACGTTTGCATGTCAGCACAAGGGAGTATTACTGCTATATGATGCAGATCTGGATTGGAGATTTTAATATATTCTTTCATGGTGGGAGGCTTTTTCAACAATGA